Proteins from a genomic interval of Brucella melitensis bv. 1 str. 16M:
- a CDS encoding UbiD family decarboxylase, which yields MKSSSSLPTHYDCLQSFLTELEKRGDLVRIARPVSLVHEVTEIHRRVLEADGPALLFENPVDAEGRTQTIPLLANLFGSERRIAWGLGRLPEELPLLAEMLAELRAPKPPRSAGEIWEKLPMAKAALNMRPRQVSRAPVHGLVMEGASVNLDTLPIQWCWPGEPAPLITWPLVITRAPDDPSDVNVGIYRMQKLGENRLIMRWLAHRGGARHHRMWQKRGEDMPVAIAIGVDPATILAAVMPLPEGMSELAFSGLLGGRRPCVTQGRTVPLMVPANAEIVLEGRVSATQTAPEGPYGDHTGYYNSVEAFPVMQVTAITMRKKPVYLSTYTERPPDEPSRLGEVMNQLFVPVVRKQFPEIADLWLPPAACSYRAMVVSIDKRYPGQARRVMMGLWSMLPQFSYTKLIIAVDPDIDVHNWDDVMWALATRFDASRDVVTLSDTPVDYLDFASPRSGLGGKLGLDATNKIGPETDREWGKVLAMNEETIARVDAIWDELGLDRDKRI from the coding sequence ATGAAAAGCAGTTCCTCTTTACCTACTCACTATGATTGCCTGCAAAGCTTCCTGACGGAACTGGAAAAGCGTGGCGATCTTGTCCGTATTGCGCGTCCTGTATCCCTTGTGCATGAGGTGACGGAAATCCATCGCCGTGTGCTGGAAGCCGATGGCCCGGCGCTTCTGTTTGAAAACCCGGTTGACGCGGAAGGCAGAACCCAAACCATCCCGCTTCTCGCCAATCTTTTCGGGTCCGAGCGGCGTATCGCCTGGGGGCTTGGGCGTCTGCCGGAGGAATTGCCGCTTCTGGCTGAAATGCTGGCCGAATTGCGTGCGCCGAAGCCGCCGCGTTCGGCCGGTGAAATATGGGAAAAGCTGCCGATGGCCAAGGCAGCCCTCAACATGCGCCCGCGCCAGGTGAGCCGGGCGCCGGTTCATGGCCTTGTGATGGAAGGCGCATCGGTCAATCTCGACACGCTGCCGATCCAATGGTGCTGGCCGGGCGAGCCTGCGCCGCTCATCACCTGGCCGCTCGTTATCACACGCGCGCCGGACGATCCCTCCGATGTCAATGTCGGCATTTACCGGATGCAGAAACTGGGAGAGAACCGGCTTATCATGCGCTGGCTCGCGCATCGCGGCGGCGCGCGCCACCATCGCATGTGGCAAAAGCGCGGTGAGGACATGCCGGTTGCAATTGCCATCGGCGTTGACCCGGCGACCATTCTGGCCGCAGTTATGCCGCTGCCGGAAGGCATGAGCGAGCTTGCATTTTCCGGCCTTCTGGGCGGGCGCAGGCCGTGTGTCACGCAGGGGCGCACGGTGCCGCTGATGGTGCCCGCCAATGCAGAAATCGTTCTTGAAGGTCGGGTTTCCGCTACACAAACCGCGCCCGAAGGGCCTTATGGGGACCATACCGGCTATTATAACAGCGTGGAGGCGTTTCCCGTCATGCAGGTGACGGCGATCACCATGCGCAAGAAGCCGGTCTATCTTTCCACCTATACGGAGCGCCCGCCGGACGAGCCTTCGCGGCTTGGCGAGGTGATGAACCAGCTTTTCGTGCCTGTCGTGCGCAAGCAGTTTCCCGAGATAGCCGATCTCTGGCTGCCGCCTGCCGCCTGTTCCTACCGCGCCATGGTGGTTTCCATCGACAAGCGTTATCCGGGGCAGGCGCGGCGCGTGATGATGGGGCTTTGGTCCATGCTGCCGCAGTTCAGCTATACCAAGCTCATTATCGCCGTCGATCCCGATATCGATGTACACAACTGGGACGATGTGATGTGGGCGCTTGCCACCCGCTTTGATGCAAGCCGCGACGTGGTGACACTTTCCGACACGCCGGTCGATTATCTGGATTTCGCCTCGCCACGCTCCGGCCTTGGCGGAAAGCTCGGTCTTGACGCCACCAACAAGATCGGTCCTGAAACGGACCGCGAATGGGGCAAGGTTCTGGCCATGAATGAAGAAACCATCGCCCGTGTGGACGCGATCTGGGATGAACTCGGCCTCGACAGGGACAAACGGATATGA
- the narI gene encoding respiratory nitrate reductase subunit gamma: MASYFNTFLFGIYPYIALSVLALGSIVRYDREPYTWRSGSSQLLRRRQLMWGSVLFHLGVLVIFAGHFVGLLTPIWIFDTLGISHEAKQILAIVAGGIAGLMAIIGASMLVHRRLFDPRVRASSRPSDTLIIILLWVQLLLGLSSIPVSLQHIDGGEMVKFMNWAQGIFTFNPAASSYVADASIVFKMHIFLGLTIFILFPFTRLVHMLSAPVRYIWRPGYQVVRERNHTAAPSHLRAPAE; this comes from the coding sequence ATGGCCAGCTATTTCAACACGTTTCTGTTCGGCATCTATCCCTATATCGCGCTGAGCGTCCTCGCACTCGGCTCGATCGTCCGCTACGACCGCGAACCCTATACCTGGCGCTCCGGCTCCAGCCAGCTTCTGCGCCGCAGGCAGCTCATGTGGGGCTCGGTCCTGTTCCATCTCGGCGTTCTCGTCATTTTCGCAGGCCACTTTGTGGGCCTTCTGACCCCGATCTGGATCTTCGACACGCTCGGCATCAGCCATGAGGCAAAGCAGATCCTCGCCATCGTCGCGGGCGGCATTGCCGGCCTGATGGCAATCATCGGCGCCAGCATGCTGGTGCATCGCCGCCTGTTCGACCCGCGCGTGCGCGCTTCCTCGCGCCCAAGCGACACACTCATCATCATCTTGTTGTGGGTGCAGCTTCTGCTCGGCCTGAGTTCGATCCCGGTTTCGCTCCAGCACATCGATGGCGGCGAAATGGTCAAGTTCATGAACTGGGCGCAGGGCATCTTCACCTTCAACCCGGCCGCCTCCAGCTATGTTGCCGATGCTTCCATCGTGTTCAAGATGCACATCTTCCTCGGGCTCACGATCTTCATCCTGTTCCCGTTCACCCGTCTTGTGCATATGCTGAGTGCGCCGGTGCGTTATATCTGGCGTCCGGGCTATCAGGTGGTGCGTGAGCGCAACCACACCGCCGCGCCTTCGCATCTGCGCGCTCCTGCGGAGTAA
- a CDS encoding U32 family peptidase, with protein sequence MATNATPSLSMGPVLFLWDGPKWRDFYFRIADEAPVSHVTVGEIVCSKRFHFVDPYMEAVIERLQQAGKTVSLGSLALVMLEREAKQVRQTIEKATLPVEANDLSALGLLSGKPHTVSPLVNVYNAATAKVLAERGATSICLPPELPLASIREIVKGAPDIAFEVFSFGRVPLAISARCAHARSKGHIKDNCQFVCGEEPDGLPVKTLDSQPFLALNGVQTLSHTCQAFLEDMPELKAAGVSRFRLSPQVCDMVAVAQIHEDVLLEKIDPDEGVARLKEVYPAVPLSNGFLHGGIGAAWVSRQRSMAAGH encoded by the coding sequence ATGGCAACGAATGCGACCCCCAGCCTCAGCATGGGGCCTGTTCTTTTTCTGTGGGATGGGCCGAAATGGCGGGATTTCTATTTCCGCATCGCCGACGAAGCGCCGGTAAGCCACGTCACCGTTGGCGAAATCGTCTGTTCCAAACGGTTTCATTTCGTCGATCCCTATATGGAAGCGGTCATTGAGCGCCTGCAACAGGCGGGCAAGACGGTGAGCCTCGGCTCGCTTGCCCTTGTCATGCTGGAGCGCGAGGCAAAACAGGTGCGCCAGACAATCGAGAAGGCCACGCTGCCCGTCGAAGCAAACGATCTTTCCGCGCTGGGGCTTCTTTCCGGCAAGCCGCACACGGTCAGCCCGCTCGTCAATGTCTATAATGCAGCCACGGCCAAGGTTCTGGCCGAGCGCGGCGCAACGTCCATCTGCCTGCCGCCGGAATTGCCGCTCGCTTCAATCCGCGAGATCGTCAAGGGTGCGCCGGACATCGCCTTCGAGGTCTTCAGCTTCGGGCGCGTGCCGCTTGCCATCTCCGCGCGCTGTGCCCATGCCCGCTCCAAGGGGCATATCAAGGACAATTGCCAGTTCGTCTGCGGCGAGGAGCCGGACGGCCTGCCGGTCAAGACGCTGGACAGCCAGCCATTCCTTGCACTGAACGGTGTGCAGACCCTGTCCCATACATGTCAGGCTTTTCTGGAAGACATGCCGGAACTGAAAGCCGCAGGCGTCAGCCGTTTCCGCCTTTCGCCGCAGGTTTGCGACATGGTGGCTGTCGCGCAAATTCATGAAGACGTGCTTCTGGAAAAGATCGACCCCGATGAAGGCGTCGCACGGCTCAAGGAAGTCTATCCCGCTGTACCGCTCTCCAACGGGTTTCTGCATGGCGGCATCGGCGCGGCATGGGTCAGCCGTCAGCGCAGCATGGCAGCCGGGCATTAG
- a CDS encoding peptidylprolyl isomerase: MPPKPRPVFDAVSVNGVTIDEADILTEAQNHPAENPGAALLSAARALAVRELLLQRAREIGIEPEHEKDAEGRAETDEDALVRMVIEREVDVPSASRDEAQRYYENNRHRFTSAPILEASHILIAADPADQETRDAARQTATRLAAAVIAEPATFASVALEYSSCPSGAQGGNLGQLTRGSTVPEFERALERMTPGETTANPIESRFGYHIVRLDRRVEGEELPFDYVADKIAGWLEASTWSKAVSQYIAILAAEAEITGIDLLSGEDGGE; encoded by the coding sequence GTGCCGCCCAAGCCGCGCCCGGTTTTCGATGCGGTTTCGGTCAATGGCGTCACGATTGACGAAGCCGATATCCTGACCGAAGCGCAGAACCACCCGGCGGAAAACCCCGGCGCGGCGCTGCTTTCAGCGGCCCGCGCCCTTGCTGTGCGCGAGCTTCTCCTGCAACGCGCAAGGGAAATCGGCATCGAGCCGGAACATGAGAAAGACGCCGAAGGCCGCGCCGAAACCGATGAGGATGCGCTTGTGCGCATGGTCATCGAACGGGAAGTGGACGTGCCTTCTGCCTCCCGCGATGAAGCCCAGCGTTACTATGAGAACAACCGCCATCGCTTCACCAGCGCGCCCATTCTGGAAGCAAGCCACATTCTGATTGCTGCCGACCCGGCAGATCAGGAGACGCGCGACGCCGCCCGCCAGACGGCCACGCGGCTTGCCGCAGCCGTCATTGCGGAGCCTGCAACCTTTGCCTCCGTCGCGCTGGAATATTCGTCCTGCCCGTCGGGCGCACAGGGCGGCAATCTGGGCCAGCTCACACGCGGCAGCACCGTGCCGGAATTCGAGCGGGCGCTGGAGCGGATGACACCCGGCGAAACCACTGCCAACCCCATCGAAAGCCGTTTCGGCTACCACATCGTCCGGCTGGACCGGCGCGTGGAAGGCGAGGAACTTCCCTTCGATTATGTGGCCGACAAGATCGCGGGCTGGCTTGAAGCCTCCACCTGGTCGAAGGCAGTGTCGCAATATATCGCGATCCTTGCCGCCGAGGCTGAGATTACCGGCATCGACCTTCTGTCCGGCGAGGACGGCGGCGAATGA
- the ubiU gene encoding ubiquinone anaerobic biosynthesis protein UbiU yields the protein MELICPAGTPSALREAVQAGADAVYCGFRDETNARNFPGLNFSRDELRDAIGFAHARNCQVFVAINTFMRAGDEHIWYKAVDDAAALGADAVILADFGLMAYTAERHPNQRLHVSVQASASNADAISFLIDAFKAKRVVLPRVLTIADIAKLGRKIPCEMEVFVFGGLCVMAEGRCSLSSYATGKSPNMNGVCSPASHVRYRHDGSELVSELGDYTINRFPAGEAAGYPTLCKGRFNIGDEEGYAFEDPVSLDVMDHIDELRAAGVSALKIEGRQRGKAYVAEVVSTLRQTLAAGPEKRAALLSRLRALSEGQQTTSGAYEKRWR from the coding sequence ATGGAACTGATTTGTCCGGCAGGTACGCCGTCCGCACTGCGTGAAGCCGTGCAGGCGGGCGCGGATGCCGTTTATTGCGGTTTTCGCGATGAGACCAATGCGCGTAATTTTCCGGGGCTGAATTTCAGCCGCGATGAATTGCGCGATGCAATCGGCTTTGCCCATGCGCGCAATTGCCAGGTCTTTGTCGCCATCAATACATTCATGCGCGCAGGCGACGAACATATCTGGTATAAGGCCGTGGACGATGCCGCAGCCCTTGGCGCGGATGCCGTCATTCTTGCCGATTTCGGCCTGATGGCCTATACGGCAGAGCGCCATCCGAACCAGCGCCTGCATGTTTCCGTTCAGGCGTCCGCTTCAAACGCCGATGCAATCAGCTTCCTGATCGACGCCTTCAAAGCAAAACGCGTGGTGCTGCCGCGCGTGCTCACCATCGCCGATATCGCCAAGCTTGGCCGCAAGATCCCTTGCGAGATGGAGGTCTTCGTTTTCGGCGGGCTTTGCGTGATGGCGGAGGGGCGCTGCTCGCTTTCCTCCTACGCGACCGGCAAATCGCCCAACATGAACGGCGTCTGTTCGCCCGCAAGCCATGTGCGCTATCGCCATGACGGTTCGGAACTCGTTTCGGAACTGGGCGATTATACGATCAATCGCTTTCCGGCAGGCGAAGCCGCCGGCTATCCGACGCTGTGCAAGGGCCGCTTCAACATCGGCGATGAGGAAGGCTATGCCTTTGAAGACCCCGTGTCCCTCGACGTGATGGATCATATCGACGAATTGCGCGCGGCCGGCGTTTCCGCGCTCAAGATCGAAGGCCGCCAGCGCGGCAAGGCCTATGTGGCCGAAGTGGTTTCCACCCTGCGGCAGACCCTTGCCGCCGGGCCGGAAAAACGGGCTGCCCTCCTGTCGCGCCTGCGCGCGCTCAGCGAAGGCCAGCAGACCACATCGGGCGCCTACGAAAAACGCTGGAGATAA
- a CDS encoding ABC transporter ATP-binding protein — MSAYPKLVQSNEPHPTAIELKDVQISFRLADGGRFDAVAESNLAVAENEFVAIVGPTGCGKSTLLNAVAGLLTPASGTVEISGQRLQGLNRKAGYLFQQDALMPWKTVLENVAIGLEIAGTPKAKAREQAREWLNKVGLGTFGDRYPHMLSGGQRKRVGLAQVLIRNPKYLLMDEPFGPLDAQTRVIMGDLLLDLWSQDKKAVMFVTHDLEEAIALADRVVIMSAGPRARIMAEYRIPLARPREISEIRLDNQFHEIHREIWSALKEEVLKGYQQTSGERS; from the coding sequence ATGAGCGCCTATCCCAAGCTGGTTCAATCGAACGAGCCCCACCCTACAGCCATTGAACTGAAAGACGTGCAGATTTCATTCCGGCTCGCCGATGGCGGCCGGTTCGATGCCGTGGCGGAAAGTAATCTCGCAGTCGCCGAAAACGAATTCGTTGCCATCGTCGGCCCGACGGGATGCGGCAAATCCACCCTGCTCAATGCCGTGGCGGGACTTCTGACACCTGCAAGCGGCACGGTGGAAATCAGCGGCCAGCGCCTTCAGGGCCTTAACCGCAAGGCGGGTTATCTCTTCCAGCAGGATGCGCTGATGCCCTGGAAGACGGTGCTGGAAAATGTCGCGATCGGCCTTGAAATTGCCGGCACGCCCAAGGCCAAGGCGCGTGAACAGGCGCGGGAATGGCTCAACAAGGTCGGCCTCGGCACTTTTGGCGATCGCTATCCGCACATGCTTTCCGGTGGTCAGCGCAAGCGTGTCGGCCTTGCACAAGTCCTGATCCGCAATCCGAAATATCTGCTCATGGACGAGCCCTTCGGCCCGCTCGATGCGCAAACCCGTGTCATCATGGGTGACCTGCTGCTCGACCTGTGGTCACAGGACAAGAAGGCCGTCATGTTCGTGACCCACGATCTGGAAGAAGCCATTGCGCTTGCCGATCGCGTGGTCATCATGTCGGCGGGGCCGCGTGCGCGCATCATGGCCGAATATCGCATTCCGCTTGCCCGCCCGCGCGAAATCTCCGAAATCCGGCTCGACAACCAGTTCCATGAGATACATCGCGAAATCTGGAGCGCACTGAAAGAAGAAGTGCTGAAAGGTTACCAGCAGACAAGCGGAGAACGTTCATGA
- the narH gene encoding nitrate reductase subunit beta, giving the protein MKIRAQIGMVLNLDKCIGCHTCSITCKNVWTNREGVEYAWFNNVETKPGVGFPKEWENQKKWNGGWVRKKNGKIEPKMGAKWRILAKIFANPDLPEIDDYYEPFDFDYGHLQTAGESRTMPTARPRSLISGERMEKIEWGPNWEEILGGEFAKRSKDYNFEGVEKEIYGQFENTFMMYLPRLCEHCLNPTCVAACPSGAIYKREDDGIVLIDQEKCRGWRMCVSGCPYKKIYYNWSSGKSEKCIFCYPRIESGQPTVCSETCVGRIRYLGVMLYDADRISEAASTANEQDLYQEQLNIFLDPNDPAVIEQARKDGVPDAWLEAAKHSPVYKMAMDWKIAFPLHPEYRTLPMVWYVPPFSPLQSAAQAGKLGMDGPLPDVRSMRIPVRYLANLLTAGKEEPVISALERMLAMRAYMRAKTIDGVIDEAIADRVGMSGAMIEEMYNIMAIANYEDRFVIPTSHREITEDAYDVRGSCGFTFGNGCSGGTSTEDLFGAKRQKVVQTPTDIFREQV; this is encoded by the coding sequence CGCTCAAATCGGAATGGTGCTGAATCTCGACAAGTGTATCGGCTGCCACACCTGCTCCATCACGTGCAAAAACGTCTGGACCAATCGTGAAGGCGTCGAATATGCCTGGTTCAACAATGTCGAGACCAAGCCCGGCGTCGGTTTTCCCAAGGAATGGGAAAACCAGAAGAAGTGGAACGGCGGCTGGGTTCGCAAGAAGAACGGCAAGATCGAGCCGAAGATGGGCGCAAAATGGCGCATCCTCGCCAAGATTTTCGCCAATCCCGACCTGCCGGAAATCGACGATTATTACGAACCGTTCGATTTCGATTACGGCCATCTCCAGACGGCAGGCGAAAGCCGCACCATGCCGACCGCCCGTCCGCGCTCGCTGATCTCCGGCGAGCGGATGGAGAAGATCGAATGGGGCCCGAACTGGGAAGAAATTCTCGGCGGCGAATTCGCCAAGCGCTCGAAGGACTACAATTTTGAGGGCGTGGAGAAGGAAATCTACGGCCAGTTTGAAAACACCTTCATGATGTATCTGCCGCGCCTGTGCGAGCACTGCCTCAACCCGACCTGCGTTGCGGCCTGCCCGTCCGGTGCGATCTACAAGCGCGAAGATGACGGCATCGTCCTGATCGATCAGGAAAAATGCCGCGGCTGGCGCATGTGCGTTTCCGGCTGCCCCTACAAGAAGATTTACTACAACTGGAGCTCCGGCAAGTCCGAGAAGTGCATCTTCTGCTATCCGCGCATCGAAAGCGGCCAGCCGACGGTCTGCTCGGAAACCTGTGTGGGCCGCATCCGCTATCTGGGCGTGATGCTCTATGATGCCGACCGCATTTCGGAAGCCGCTTCCACGGCCAACGAACAGGATCTCTATCAGGAACAGCTCAACATCTTCCTCGATCCGAACGATCCTGCGGTCATCGAGCAGGCCCGCAAGGACGGCGTGCCGGACGCATGGCTGGAAGCAGCCAAGCATTCGCCGGTCTACAAGATGGCCATGGACTGGAAGATCGCCTTCCCGCTCCATCCTGAATACCGCACCCTGCCGATGGTCTGGTATGTGCCGCCGTTCTCCCCGCTTCAGTCGGCCGCGCAGGCCGGCAAGCTGGGCATGGACGGCCCGCTGCCGGATGTGCGCTCCATGCGCATCCCGGTCCGCTACCTCGCCAACCTGCTGACCGCAGGCAAGGAAGAGCCGGTCATTTCCGCGCTGGAACGTATGCTGGCCATGCGCGCCTATATGCGCGCCAAGACCATCGATGGCGTCATCGACGAGGCAATTGCCGACCGCGTCGGCATGAGCGGCGCGATGATCGAGGAAATGTACAACATCATGGCCATTGCCAATTACGAAGACCGCTTCGTCATCCCGACGTCGCACCGCGAGATCACCGAGGACGCCTATGACGTTCGCGGCTCCTGCGGCTTCACCTTCGGCAATGGCTGCTCCGGCGGCACGTCCACGGAAGACCTGTTCGGCGCCAAGCGCCAGAAAGTCGTGCAGACCCCGACGGATATTTTCAGGGAGCAGGTCTGA
- a CDS encoding UbiX family flavin prenyltransferase produces MKRIVIGVSGASGSLIPLKLLERLAVMEEVETHLVISDAAQQTLRYELGANGYSLLYRLAARTYAVEDVGAAIASGSVPTAGMIIAPCSMRTLSAIANGYSDSLLTRAADVHLKERRKLVLIARETPLHLVHLRNMCTVTEMGAIVMPPVPAFYLQPQTVEDVASQVAARAIDLIGVGTPQAQSWNPEEKPRRKAG; encoded by the coding sequence ATGAAGCGGATCGTCATCGGTGTTTCGGGTGCTTCGGGCTCCCTCATTCCTCTCAAGCTTCTTGAGCGGCTCGCGGTGATGGAGGAGGTGGAAACCCACCTTGTCATTTCCGATGCCGCGCAGCAGACCTTGCGCTACGAGCTTGGAGCGAACGGCTATTCCTTGCTGTACCGGCTGGCCGCGCGCACCTATGCGGTGGAGGATGTGGGGGCGGCGATTGCCAGCGGCTCGGTGCCGACGGCGGGGATGATTATTGCGCCCTGTTCCATGCGCACACTTTCAGCCATTGCCAATGGCTATAGCGACAGCCTGTTGACGCGGGCTGCGGATGTGCACCTCAAAGAGCGCCGCAAGCTCGTGCTGATCGCGCGCGAAACGCCGCTTCATCTGGTTCACCTGCGCAATATGTGCACGGTCACGGAAATGGGCGCAATCGTCATGCCGCCCGTGCCTGCCTTCTATCTTCAGCCGCAGACGGTGGAGGATGTAGCGAGCCAGGTCGCCGCGCGCGCCATTGATCTCATTGGCGTCGGCACACCGCAGGCGCAAAGCTGGAACCCGGAAGAAAAACCCCGCCGGAAGGCGGGGTGA
- a CDS encoding DUF2478 domain-containing protein, with product MKAAPILAAIHAAKDVPVDPLLAEIAARGKQDGLRVAGFFQHRGKDTEECCRDIEIEHIATGITQIISQPLGTGSRGCRLDPAALADVAGALLGELEAGAQLLILNRFGKGETEGHGFRSVIEAAYARQIPVLTVVRETYIDGWRDFAGPCGTLLAPNSESVTDWFNAVMAPPLRAAI from the coding sequence ATGAAAGCCGCCCCTATCCTCGCTGCAATCCATGCGGCCAAGGACGTGCCTGTTGACCCCCTGCTGGCGGAAATCGCCGCGCGGGGCAAGCAGGATGGCTTGCGGGTTGCGGGCTTTTTCCAGCATCGCGGCAAGGATACGGAAGAATGTTGCCGTGATATCGAGATCGAGCATATCGCCACAGGCATAACCCAGATCATCTCGCAGCCGCTCGGCACCGGGTCGCGCGGCTGCCGCCTCGACCCGGCAGCCCTTGCCGATGTCGCGGGCGCCCTGCTTGGCGAACTGGAAGCGGGCGCGCAATTGCTGATCCTCAACCGTTTCGGCAAGGGAGAAACCGAAGGCCACGGCTTCCGCTCGGTGATCGAAGCCGCCTATGCCCGCCAGATTCCGGTGCTGACTGTCGTGCGCGAAACCTATATCGACGGCTGGCGCGATTTTGCGGGCCCTTGCGGCACCTTGCTTGCCCCCAACAGCGAAAGTGTCACCGACTGGTTCAATGCGGTGATGGCCCCGCCTTTGCGCGCGGCAATCTGA
- the narJ gene encoding nitrate reductase molybdenum cofactor assembly chaperone has translation MNRTLKIISLLLFYPSPELQAGRAELKAALEGEKNLSPGVRRLLDKLVDYICTADLYEAQERYVHLFDRTRSLSLHLFEHVHGESRDRGQAMVDLGQMYEDNGFDIDAKELPDYLPLFLEFLSTRSTEEIHDLLTQTGHITAAIGERLRKRQSPYAGAFAALLHLANAKPDEKLVGELLRQEEDDPDDLAALDRIWEEEAVTFGANAGENACGPDRLRMQMRAAHRKPASPSTQI, from the coding sequence ATGAACCGAACCCTGAAGATCATTTCGCTGCTCCTCTTCTACCCCTCGCCTGAATTGCAGGCGGGGCGGGCAGAGCTGAAAGCGGCGCTTGAGGGGGAGAAAAATCTCTCCCCCGGCGTGCGCAGGCTTCTCGACAAGCTGGTCGATTATATCTGCACCGCCGATCTCTACGAGGCGCAGGAACGCTACGTGCATCTCTTTGACCGCACGCGCTCGCTTTCGCTGCACCTTTTCGAGCATGTCCATGGCGAAAGCCGCGACCGCGGGCAGGCCATGGTCGATCTCGGCCAGATGTATGAGGATAACGGCTTCGATATCGACGCCAAGGAACTGCCAGACTATCTGCCGCTGTTCCTCGAATTCCTCTCCACGCGCTCGACCGAAGAGATTCACGACCTCCTCACCCAGACGGGCCACATCACGGCGGCAATCGGCGAGCGCCTGCGCAAGCGCCAGTCGCCCTATGCCGGGGCCTTCGCCGCGCTTCTTCATCTTGCCAATGCCAAGCCGGACGAGAAACTCGTCGGAGAATTGCTTCGCCAGGAAGAAGACGACCCGGACGACCTCGCCGCACTCGACCGCATCTGGGAAGAAGAGGCTGTGACTTTCGGCGCCAATGCAGGCGAAAATGCCTGCGGGCCGGATCGGCTGCGCATGCAGATGCGCGCCGCACACCGCAAGCCCGCTTCGCCATCAACACAAATCTAG
- a CDS encoding ABC transporter permease produces MKKPMLFLAQLGIAVAVILVWHLFTATHLFGNPAKAQFFFATPGDVALRTYKWFVDGTIWYHLGITLLEAMLAFAIGAVGGVLIGFWFARKPLLAAIFDPYVKAANSLPRVVLAPIFALWLGLGIWSKVALGVSLVFFIVFFNVYQGVKEVNQTVLSNARMLGMNERQLLRNVYLPSALSWMFSSLHTAVGFAVVGAVVGEYLGSSAGLGYLIHQAEGVFDVTGVFAGMLVLTAFVLLIDWGVSIIEQRLLVWRPKAAGQNGA; encoded by the coding sequence ATGAAAAAGCCCATGCTGTTTCTGGCGCAGCTCGGCATTGCTGTCGCCGTTATTCTCGTATGGCATCTCTTCACCGCCACCCATCTCTTCGGCAATCCGGCCAAGGCGCAGTTTTTCTTCGCCACGCCGGGTGACGTGGCGCTGCGCACCTATAAATGGTTTGTCGATGGAACCATCTGGTATCATCTGGGCATCACCCTGCTCGAAGCCATGCTGGCCTTCGCCATCGGCGCGGTTGGCGGCGTGCTGATCGGCTTCTGGTTCGCCCGCAAACCGCTGCTTGCCGCGATTTTCGACCCTTATGTGAAGGCGGCGAACTCGCTGCCGCGCGTGGTGCTGGCCCCAATCTTCGCGCTGTGGCTTGGCCTTGGCATCTGGTCCAAGGTGGCGCTTGGCGTGTCGCTGGTGTTCTTCATCGTCTTCTTCAATGTCTATCAGGGCGTGAAGGAAGTGAACCAGACCGTGCTTTCCAATGCGCGGATGCTGGGCATGAACGAACGGCAATTGCTGCGCAATGTCTATCTGCCATCCGCCCTCTCCTGGATGTTCTCAAGCCTTCATACCGCCGTCGGCTTTGCCGTCGTGGGTGCGGTGGTGGGCGAATATCTGGGGTCTTCGGCGGGGCTCGGCTATCTCATCCATCAAGCAGAGGGCGTGTTCGACGTGACCGGCGTTTTTGCCGGAATGCTCGTTCTCACCGCTTTCGTCCTGCTGATCGATTGGGGTGTGTCAATCATCGAGCAGCGCCTGCTGGTCTGGCGGCCCAAGGCCGCCGGTCAGAACGGCGCCTGA
- the ubiT gene encoding ubiquinone anaerobic biosynthesis accessory factor UbiT, producing the protein MMKIPQAVAAPARLVPPFLLNPLVSRVFHQVIRAHPGLFERLGEHVNKRFGFRPSDLPFTFLVEPGKPRISVFRQDAAFEADAAIEGPLVMLLALLEGKLDGDALFFSRDITVTGDMEAMLALRNALDDCNVDLPADLGNGAGPFGPVVRSIAGYIREKALGADAHDREAHSWN; encoded by the coding sequence ATGATGAAAATTCCGCAAGCTGTGGCTGCTCCAGCCCGGCTGGTTCCGCCATTTCTCCTCAACCCGCTGGTATCGCGCGTGTTCCATCAGGTGATCCGTGCCCATCCCGGCCTGTTTGAACGGCTCGGCGAGCATGTGAACAAGCGTTTCGGCTTCCGCCCTTCCGATCTGCCCTTCACCTTTCTGGTAGAGCCGGGCAAACCGCGTATTTCCGTTTTCCGGCAGGATGCCGCCTTCGAGGCGGATGCGGCCATTGAAGGCCCGCTCGTCATGCTGCTGGCCCTTCTGGAAGGCAAGCTTGACGGAGATGCGCTGTTCTTCTCGCGCGATATCACCGTCACCGGCGATATGGAAGCCATGCTGGCGCTGCGAAACGCGCTCGACGATTGCAATGTGGACCTGCCTGCCGATCTCGGCAACGGTGCAGGACCTTTCGGCCCTGTCGTGCGAAGCATAGCCGGCTATATAAGGGAAAAAGCACTCGGCGCTGACGCTCACGATCGGGAGGCGCATTCATGGAACTGA